The following coding sequences lie in one Aricia agestis chromosome 10, ilAriAges1.1, whole genome shotgun sequence genomic window:
- the LOC121730974 gene encoding elongation of very long chain fatty acids protein 7-like isoform X1 yields the protein MSYLEKIDGYLDSLKTGKSAMVDSWFMMSSPKPILTVVVLYLVFLRVGPRLMKNRQPLRITKLISYYNAAQVVLASMICFKATKLNLFRDGIMYAGCRYPSNTQNALLLDIGWWYFFAKFTELLDTVFFVLRKKNKQITFLHVYHHVIMALYSWSYLKFAAGGEGTILALLNSLVHVVMYSYYLLSGLGPKYQKYLWWKKYVTKMQLLQFLLMLAYCAWTYNSPRCQFAVGFTYFISANVTIFLILFLNFYSKSYKKSKEFKSENGFTVCKPVKDEKEDGFNTFGVDKICGDYVKDGQVYLSRRTAKALDLDCYEK from the exons ATGAGTTACTTGGAGAAAATCGATGGTTACTTGGACTCGCTGAAGACAGGAAAAA GTGCCATGGTGGACTCATGGTTCATGATGTCCAGCCCGAAGCCGATCCTGACGGTGGTGGTGCTGTACCTGGTCTTCCTGAGGGTCGGTCCCCGGCTGATGAAGAACCGGCAGCCGCTGCGGATCACCAAGCTCATCAGCTACTACAACGCGGCGCAAGTTGTGCTCGCTTCTATGATCTGTTTCAAG GCGACCAAACTAAACCTATTCAGAGATGGAATAATGTACGCTGGTTGCCGGTATCCGTCCAACACACAAAACGCATTG CTCTTGGACATCGGCTGGTGGTATTTCTTTGCCAAGTTTACGGAGTTACTTGACACTGTCTTCTTCGTGCTGAGAAAAAAGAATAAACAG ATCACGTTCCTCCACGTGTATCATCACGTGATCATGGCTCTATACTCGTGGAGCTACCTGAAGTTCGCGGCAGGGGGAGAGGGGACCATCCTCGCCCTCCTCAACTCCCTCGTCCACGTGGTCATGTACTCTTACTACCTGCTCTCCGGCCTGGGACCCAAGTACCAGAAGTACCTGTGGTGGAAGAAATACGTGACGAAGATGCAGCTG CTGCAGTTCCTCCTTATGCTGGCATACTGCGCGTGGACATATAACTCGCCGCGGTGTCAGTTCGCCGTCGGCTTCACGTACTTCATCTCGGCGAACGTCACCATCTTcctcatcctcttcctcaattTCTACTCCAAGAGCTATAAGAAGTCCAAGGAATTCAAGAGCGAGAACGGCTTCACCGTATGTAAGCCGGTGAAAGATGAGAAAGAGGATGGTTTCAACACCTTCGGTGTTGATAAGATCTGTGGCGATTACGTCAAAGACGGCCAAGTCTACCTCTCCAGGCGCACGGCTAAAGCGCTAGATCTAGACTGCTACGAGAAATGA
- the LOC121730974 gene encoding elongation of very long chain fatty acids protein 7-like isoform X2: MVDSWFMMSSPKPILTVVVLYLVFLRVGPRLMKNRQPLRITKLISYYNAAQVVLASMICFKATKLNLFRDGIMYAGCRYPSNTQNALLLDIGWWYFFAKFTELLDTVFFVLRKKNKQITFLHVYHHVIMALYSWSYLKFAAGGEGTILALLNSLVHVVMYSYYLLSGLGPKYQKYLWWKKYVTKMQLLQFLLMLAYCAWTYNSPRCQFAVGFTYFISANVTIFLILFLNFYSKSYKKSKEFKSENGFTVCKPVKDEKEDGFNTFGVDKICGDYVKDGQVYLSRRTAKALDLDCYEK; the protein is encoded by the exons ATGGTGGACTCATGGTTCATGATGTCCAGCCCGAAGCCGATCCTGACGGTGGTGGTGCTGTACCTGGTCTTCCTGAGGGTCGGTCCCCGGCTGATGAAGAACCGGCAGCCGCTGCGGATCACCAAGCTCATCAGCTACTACAACGCGGCGCAAGTTGTGCTCGCTTCTATGATCTGTTTCAAG GCGACCAAACTAAACCTATTCAGAGATGGAATAATGTACGCTGGTTGCCGGTATCCGTCCAACACACAAAACGCATTG CTCTTGGACATCGGCTGGTGGTATTTCTTTGCCAAGTTTACGGAGTTACTTGACACTGTCTTCTTCGTGCTGAGAAAAAAGAATAAACAG ATCACGTTCCTCCACGTGTATCATCACGTGATCATGGCTCTATACTCGTGGAGCTACCTGAAGTTCGCGGCAGGGGGAGAGGGGACCATCCTCGCCCTCCTCAACTCCCTCGTCCACGTGGTCATGTACTCTTACTACCTGCTCTCCGGCCTGGGACCCAAGTACCAGAAGTACCTGTGGTGGAAGAAATACGTGACGAAGATGCAGCTG CTGCAGTTCCTCCTTATGCTGGCATACTGCGCGTGGACATATAACTCGCCGCGGTGTCAGTTCGCCGTCGGCTTCACGTACTTCATCTCGGCGAACGTCACCATCTTcctcatcctcttcctcaattTCTACTCCAAGAGCTATAAGAAGTCCAAGGAATTCAAGAGCGAGAACGGCTTCACCGTATGTAAGCCGGTGAAAGATGAGAAAGAGGATGGTTTCAACACCTTCGGTGTTGATAAGATCTGTGGCGATTACGTCAAAGACGGCCAAGTCTACCTCTCCAGGCGCACGGCTAAAGCGCTAGATCTAGACTGCTACGAGAAATGA